A segment of the Ascaphus truei isolate aAscTru1 unplaced genomic scaffold, aAscTru1.hap1 HAP1_SCAFFOLD_3412, whole genome shotgun sequence genome:
CTCTTCGCCCCCCAACGCCACTGGGACCAGCTGtatggctggaccaatctccaccttATGTAACACCCCCTGAAGAAAAACCTTACCGGCTTCAGCTATCACACTGGGCCATAGTCTCACCTgagccacaccttatcctacaaaGAGCAGCCACTGTAGCTTCTTgatcaacattgtccctcattccctctagattgtaagctctcatgagcatCGCCTTCATTACcgctttgtatctgtttgtgcatgtccatcctcacctgtatgtaactgtttatgtaatatacataactctgtacccccattgtaccgcgctgcggaatatgttggcgcttcacaaatgataataataatgcatGTCCACCACACAGGTGATATTCCATCAGCGTAGTACGTTGGGTCCCAGACACCATGGAGCTTGAAAGGATGACTCCACGTGATACTTGGGAAGATGACACAGAAGTCACCGTAGAGCCAAACAAAGCAGCTTCCTGCTGCGACAAGATTCACGAAACCATTTCCAACTGGATGCTTCCCACAGACCACCGACCCACCTACTTAAAGAGGGCCAACTGCCTGCCCCCTCCTGTATTCATTATCCTCATCAGCGTCGCAGAGGTACGTGGAAGTACCAAGCATTTTCTCACTCATCAACCAATATGATGAAGCCTTTTACCAGTGCTGGAGAACAGTTTAGCCCCATTCagatgaatgggactgaaatcttctccagggaggggaagagagcttCGCAGCATACTGAATAAAGGTCTTGGCTGATGAAGGGACCAGTAGCACAGTTTTAAGAGCATTGGTGTTCATTTTAAAGGAGTGGTCCTCCCTAGTATATATCATGGCAGTGGCTTGTCCGGTAGGGTAATTATCAATGACTGAATTGACATtttgtttacaaaaaaaaaaaaaactagataGGTTAAAgtatttaattttatattttttttaatgtctcctTTAGTATTTAAGCGCTGTGTTGTTTTTACAGTCCTTAACTAATCTCTTTCAGGCTAAAACtatttattctgtatatatatacacaaggacATTGTTTCTTTTGTTGATTTATGTAAAGTAATTTTGCTGGCATCATTAGCCAACGAgataaaggcaaaaaaaaaaacaattattacaAGGCAAGGTAGTATAATACAGGACCCCAGAGAAAATAGAAAGGTATTActtaaaaaatggaaaaaaaataaaaaaaataagtaataTGTTATTTTGAGAAGTTAGAAAATCTTGAGAAAAACAAGAGTGCTTGTCAGGACTTTGTCCTTATGTGCTTTTAATCCAATAAATCTCTGAAATTATTCCTGGTATCCCACATTGCTTTGGTGAGGCTGTGCTCCAGTTCCTGTTTGGATCTCGATggcaaagaaggggggggggggggtgaccgtgatggttctttcttccatgtagtaacaaaggagggggagggaaagggattaGGGAGTATGATACCTTGTGTTGGACCAAGGAGCAGTtggtatgttacaagctttccaacatcTCAGGGTCCCTAGAGAAGTTAGGGGAGGTGTACTCGACACAACATTGTAATAGCATATACCACATTTTGCATCTATAACTAGTGCAGTTTTCTGTTTAACATGCATCAGTTTGATCCTCAGGAGCTGAGGTTAACCTTATAAAAACCCAACATGCCAGCATCAAAATGTAACCAGTTCACTTAACCCGTGTCATACATCTGACGCGGGTGCAAGCTGAGGCCAGAGAAAAACTTTGTACTGTGTGAGGGAAAAAACTGCATTCTGGTAAAGCAGATCCTGCAATATTTCAAGGGCTTCTCAGCACAAGGTTTCAAACAGTACAAAAAATACAAACTGAAACAACACTTAGAATGTAAGCTCAGCGGGGCACGGATTCCCTTCCCGATCATGTGCTTGTATGTTTGATGcactgttatattattattatttattattattattattattataatacattatttaCCCTTATCGTTTTGATATAGTGATGCATACATTGCTAGCActatacaactatatatatatatatatatatatatatatatatatatatatatatatatatatatatatatatatatatatatatatatatataatatatatatatatatatatatatatatatatatatatatatatatatatatatatatatatatatatatatgagaaaaaatttgcagggaaaaatgtagaagataaatgggcagtctttaaaacattgttggaaaagcacacttatcagtgtatacccgtgGGTAATGGTGCacaataaatgagtacttcagtattcggtgatactttttttatttggactaacaatttgtcataggacaagctttcgagagttctcctctcttcttcaggtcagcaatactgatatacaaaggaatctatggctaaaacagaggtttggaaagcagaaaaaaacagagaTTTAGATACGGGTGGGTGACAAATGGATGTTTGAAGaaattggaagggtaataaaacggtgacaagtaacagcatggagggggaaggggatgctgcggggggggggaagttgtGGATAAGAACAATGGCaaagaggcaggcaggataattacaaacaattgtgagtgtgtgagaaaccccatatccgcattaagtcctcttgttttggtgtcaaagagtcttatcattctgagtgcaaatgttttccgttcttgggtgcgtttaaacattccattgaggattttgttttttagatcatttatggaatgatctgattgtgagaaatgatgtcccactggtgagcagtattttccttcttcgtggtgttgtattgagtgtctgtgcatattcattctgccttgaagttttgggctggtttccccaatatagcatccttggtcacatttgttgcactgaatcctatacactatattcctggatgtgcagctgtatgatcctttaacattgagtgttccattgttgtgactggctgtgggatcctggcatatatgtttgcagagtttgcaacgtgtgttgttgcacggttttgtgccattatcagtgtctatAAGTTTGTTATTacgttttctgttgactaatttctgttgactcatttctgtttgaggtttggtggttgccggaacgcaagaatgggaggtttggggaagatttattttaatgtcgcatcctctgccatgggttgcagatctttgattatttttcatataccctctagggtagggttgtatgtggccactagtggtatgcgtgtggtaggttctttctgtctgtattgtagaaGGTGTTcttgtggggcttttagtgcagatgtaatagttctggccatggtctttggtttgtatcccttctgtctgaacgattctgtcagggttgtgagatgcctgtttctgtctttagTGTCAGAGAATATGCGgcggtatcttatagcctggctgtgtacgataccttgttttgtatgagtgggatggaagctggagttgtggcggtaactgcatctgtctgttggtttcttgtattcAGATGTGTGTAGTTTACCATTTTTCAttgttactgttgtatctagaaagtttactaggtttgcagaataatccattttgagtttaattgatggatggaatgagttcagggactggtggaattgttttaggtttccttcatcctctgtccatattataaacaggtcatcaatgtatctgaagTATTTGTAGGGGTTGTGGGAGCATgcagttaggaatctttgttcaagatttgccatgaaaagattgacatattgcggtgccatctttgtacccattgcagtccctaCTAGTTGTAGAtaatttccttgttgaagctgaagtagttgtgtgtgaggatatattctatcagtttggtaattacatcagcgctgtatttctgatccaggggagatgttgtaaggaaatgcaggcatgcctcaataccatgcttgtgggggatgttgctgtaaagggattctacatccatggtaactagcagtgtgttggatggtagttggttgatgttgttaagattattgaaaatctgtggtatcttgtatgaagctgttggtgcttctgactaaaggcttgaggatattctccaataagcctgatatttgttccgtgagtgtatccatacctattataataggtctgccggggtttcctggtttgtggattttgggaagcatgtagaagatcccaactcctgggttgtcaggtattagttgcttcaattgtggttgcaggtggttagggaataatttgatgagattcatgagttgctttgtctattcctgggttggatcatgcgtgagtttcttgtagtaggtgttgtctgtgagttgtctattgcctatgtatttatttgtgttcataagcaccactgcgcctcctttatctgctggtttgatgttggttgtttcgcagttccttgatagcagatctctccatgggggataggttgtacattgtttttttctgctgtgcTGATGCTAGTGAGGAAACTCGCGATCTGAAGCTCTGTATGTAGCCGTCTAGTTTGACGTtgcgtcctgttggtggtgtgaagtagatgttcttcttcttcttgttgttgttctccatcattatgggggtgct
Coding sequences within it:
- the LOC142483600 gene encoding rhomboid-related protein 2-like, translating into MELERMTPRDTWEDDTEVTVEPNKAASCCDKIHETISNWMLPTDHRPTYLKRANCLPPPVFIILISVAELAVFIYYAVWLPQEQWITLDSGVWHSPLIYRADKREEAWRFISYMFVHAG